GCCGGCCCAGGGATCACCCAGGTGCATGTGCAGGGGCCTGTCCTGTCCCGGGGCTTCAGATAAACTCTTCACCCCAGAGCCAGAGTCCTCTAGGGAAAACACAATTTTTTCACAATTATTTCTTCATGAAGCTGATGCTGGCTGGAAGGCAGTCCTCCCTCCACCtttctgctctctgcctccctgctcacttctctcccttctcccctttcctctcctcttcccccctgCCCACTCTTCCTCCAAGGCCACGCTGTTTCAGCTCCTTCCAGTGGGGCCAGAGACAGGGCCAGATGGAAAGGCCATGGTGTTTCCTTCCTGGGGCTTCACTGCCTTCCCACAACGTGATCCTGGCTAAGGGGCATTCTAGCTGCTTCTGCTTCGTGGCACCAATGGAGCAGATGCTCTGGCCATGGTGAGGGAGGGGACAGCCGCTGAGCCCAGACGCCGGGCTTCCATGGAGATGCACTGAGACCGCATCTTCCTGACGCCCTGGCGCAGCGGAGGGCAGTGTTTGGCAAGGGTGGGGACCCCTGCCCTGAGTGTGCCCGCTGAAAGGATGCAGTTCACAGCGGCTCTTCTGATACCAactgccacccccccccatccccgccccagCCGGGCTGTCCCTTCACAGGAGGGCCTGCCCACTGTGAGCCAGGCTGACCTCACAGGCCTGCAGGTGGGCACCCACACCCCAGTAGAGGGGCCATGCCTAGGCACCCAGATGCCGGGAACACCACAGGGCCAGCTACACGTCTGCAGGAGGGGCCAGGCTCAGTTTCCCTTAATCCCCTGTTACCTGTCTTAGGAGACAGGAGACCTCAAGCATCCTTCCACCAGAAATCTTGCTTCTAGTTCTTCTCTTGTTCTATtgtggagggggggaggagggaagagggggaggggctgagcggAAGAAGGGGCTGTCTGCAGCCTGGCAGGCAGGCCTGCCAGGGAAAGGCGGGTGGCGTAAACCACATGCATAATCTCGGAGACCGCCACTTTAAATCGTAATTGGTTgccttttaaatatcatttaagggctggcttccctgcctctctctccagttAAGAAGGTGTCGTGTCAAACTCTATTACCTTGCCGGATGTCTCTCCcttaagtttaagaaaaaaaggggggggggaggaaaggaagaaaaaaacaaagaaatggaggcaTCAGCGGTGAATGGAGGGTCGATAAAGCTTTTAGATTTGGAGACGTTTTCTGGGAGCCCATTTCCCGCGGCTAAGAGTTGTTAATGGAGCTTAAGGAATTATCTTAGACTGGGCCGGCCGGGAGCGCCGTATATCTCCCTCGCCCGTTCCCCCGTCGGGCCTGGATATGCTGCTGTCAGACTCGCTTAATGAAAAGTAACGCGCCGCTGATTACAGTTGTATTTGGGCTCTATGTAAAGAGCACCCTTAATTTAGCATCCCTTCCTTGGCGTGTTTGAATTGGCCACGCCTGAATGGCTGAGAGCGCGGTCCCCAGCGCTCCTCTGCgcctccagctcctgccctgaCAGCctcccagggagggagaggggcccctgcccccgaccacaggacctttCCCCGAAGCACCGACTCTTAAAACCCAGGTCCCCTTGCGGCAGCCCACTCCCTGCAGGTGCCCTCCTGACCCCACCCCCAGTGCACACAGGCCAGAGGGTGGGTAAGGGTGCCCAGGGCGAGCCTTCCAGAGTTTACCCCCCTCCAAAGGTGAGGGGGAGGTGGAGCTGATAGCCCCTGGTATGTGGCTGAATCCCCCCAGCCCTCCTGAAGTCTTTATTTTGCACAATTTTGCAGATTAATCAAATAAATATCTTCTGGCCAGTGCCACTACGGTCTGATGGCTTCCACACTGTGGGGTTCTGACCGGGGTCTGCCGGCACAGGCCGTGCCCAGAGCGCGAGGTCCGGAGGGCAAAAGGCCCGGGCAGCAGCCTGAGCTCTAGGCGCCCTGGGCCGGCTGCGCGGGTCCACACTCAGCGGGGTCCCCGCACGCCCCTGCCACCAGCAGCCGGGCGCCCAGGCCTAGGTGCCCACGGCCCCGATCCTGCCCCGCCGCGCTGCCTGCGTCAGCGAAGCCTGGTTTTTGCTGAAACTGTCTGGCTTTGTCTGCGGTTGGGGTGGGGGCCGCCCTCGGCCGCATTAAAATTCCTGGCGCCCCAGCCACGGCCGCAACGCGTCTCCCGCGAGACTCCACTTTCGCTATTACTGTCAAGTACCCTTGACTctttatttttgcccttttatCTATTACAACTAATTCGAGTTCTTTTGCCCTTTTCAGTCTAAGACGTGGGCTTTCTGCAAAGCCTCCCCCTGCCAGCGAGCTCTCGGAGCGCGGAGCCTTTAGAAATTGAGGGGTTTACtgtcaaaatgaaaatttcacttcAAATTATCTTGGCTGATGCTCGCTCGCCAGGCCGGGGGCTCCCGCCGCAGCCTTTTGACAGGCACATCAGCGAGGAGCTTCCGAATCTCGATAATATCATCCAACAGAGCGAAAGTCAATACGGTGACAGCGCGCGGGCGGATACAATCCAATTACCGCGCCGCCCGgacaggcctggggctgggcgcCGGCTCCGCCACTCGGGGCCCGGGCCTGCCCCCTTCgctccaccgctggggttcgagGTTCCGTCTCTCGGACTCGGGGGCCACCACGCAGGGGTGCCCGACGCAGACCCGAGACTGGCTTCTGGCTGCGCGCGCCCTCCCTCTCGGTCCCAACTCTCCCCAACACCCGCCGCCCCCCCCTCCGGCCGGTCCGGTCCGGTCCGCTGCCGGCGCTCCCGGCTTACCCGGAGCCTCGCCCCGGGGCTCGGGACCCCACTGGGCCCCGGGCCCGTCCCAGCCCTCGCAGAAAAAGGCCCCGCCTCCCGTGTCCCTCCAAGGCTGCCCGCCGGCCCCCGAGAAGACCCGCGTTTCCAGCCTCGCTCGCCTCGCCGCTGCCCCCTCGCAGGTTCGCTGACCCGGCGATCTGTCCTTCCTCGGGACACCCGGGACTTTAAAAGGAGGCCCAGTGCGGCCTCAAGCTAAGCGCTGGCAGGCGAGGGCGCGCCCGGAGCCCGGAGCGCGCAGCGCTCGCCGGCAGCCCTCGAGGGGCCCTCGCAGGGGGCCAGGCGcctgcgggggcgggggagcaggGGCTCCGAGTCCACGGAAGCCAGGGAACCGGGACTTCGCTTCAGTTCAGGGGTGAGAGCCGCCGTGGGCTTGGCTCCgagggggtggggttgggggaccCGGGTTTAAGAGCGAATCCAGGGGTCTATAATGCGCAGGAACCTAGGCGAGGCGGGGCAAGCCCgcggccccccgcccccgccccagggcCTTGACTCCCAGCCCCGCCTCCTCCGGGCAGCCTACTAAgttcttgccccccccccccccaccgaggCGGGGCCCAGGGCTGTCCAAGCGCGGACGCTTCGGGCGCGGCTGCCGGTCTCTGGGGGGTAGGGGAGGGCAGGCGGGGTTAGGAGCTGGGAAGGGCCGCAGAAGACCGCCTCACCATCGCAAAGGACCGTCTGAAAGCAGTCCGCAGCGCCAGGGCCTCAGGGCAGGGATGGCCCCCCTCCTCAGTTCTCCCCTGGGCACAACTCCAGGGAATTTAGAAAGTTTAAAAGTTATTCTTATCTAGCAAGAGAAACTcctattttctcaaaattctggaGTCTGGTATACTGGGGAGAGCTTCAGAGTCTTGGGCCTCTCATCCACTTCCATTCTGGAGTCCCGCCATTCGGGAAGGACACTGCAACTCTGCTTGGAAAGGACTGGCTTTACGTACCGCCCGGGGCTCTGCCGGCGACTTCGCTGAGGACTCCGGGCCAAGGGCCCTCTCCCCTCATTCCCTTCGGGAGTTCACCTTTCCTCTGGCAAGAGCTCTAACCCCCGGGTCTGAAACGTGTTCATCGTGCAATGCAAACACCATCACTCCGTTTATTGGTTTTGTTATATTAGCCTCTGGAGCAGGCAAGTATTGGTGtgaacatacatttaaaaaaacataattttatcgAGTTAAGAGTGTGCAATAGTGTGAACGAGGTGAGTGCTGTTGGCCAACGTGCGGAGGATGCGATCAGGTCCGCGGGGTGTGGAACTCCGGGTGCCAGGAACCCGAAAGGAGACAGCCGAACAAAGCCTCAGAACGGAAATGTCTTCTCCATGTAAACTTTGGGACGTAAACTTTATGCTTCAGGGTGGCTCCCTTCTGCTCTGAGAGCGCCCTACCCGATGGGTCGCGGAGTTTGGGAGTGGCCTGAACTGGTGCATGTCCAGGTGGGGTCGGCAGACCTGGCAAGGCAGCTCCGGGGGCTGGCCTGTGGCCCGGAGAGGCCGAGTTCAGCTCCTCCCTCCAAGGTGGCTTGGCTGCCTGAACTTTGCCGTGCTCCTGTCCTGCTTTGGAAACTTGGTAGAAAAAGAGTCTGCGACCTACAGGCCTGCAGCCCGAGCCCTGGCTCCTCCTCTGCTCAGGCGCGGGCCCGTTAGGCGCAGAAGGGCTTGCCGCTGGCCTTAGGGATGGCCAGCAGCTCCTTGGCTGCGCCCGAGGAGGGGGCGTCGTGGGGTGTGGCAGGCGGGAAAGCGCGCGCCAGGGGCGTCGTCAGCACGTTGGCGCCTGCCCCCAGCGAGCGTCCCAGCGGTCCTGGGTCCAGGAGGGCGCCCTTGGCGGTGGCCCAGGCCTGGTTCAAAGTGCTGTGCCTGAGGATGGGGTCGTGAAAGACCCCATCCACCCAGTTTCTGAGACTGGTTACCGGGGAGTCCTGGTGCCTGTCCAGGGCACCAGTGGGGGCCGGGGCCGCAGGCGAGGACGAgacaggagccaaggaagtggcCGCAGGGGCAGCGGGGCCTTGACGCTTGAGCATGCATGACGGAAACTCAGTCTGGCTCAGGGCGGTGGCGGCAGCGGTTGCGGTGTGAGCCAGGGACCAGATGCGCGGCTTGGCCTCAAGGCCCGCCGTTGCCCCAGCCGGTGCAAAGCCCAGTTTGGCCTCGCAAGCCTGCGAGCCGCCCCCCGCACCGGGCTGCTGCTCCGGCCCAGCCGCTGTGCTCCGGAGGCAGCTCCTTGCCCTCTCCAGGTCCTGGTCCAGGGCAGCCCCACCACCGGTGGCCAGGGGCATCCGGAGGGTGCCCGAGGCCTCCTTCCCCGGGGCGCTTGGACCATCTGGCACAGCAGGGATGCGCTCCAGGCCACCGTCCAGGGTCTGGAAGGCCGGTTTCAGCTCGCACCCAGCGGACTCCGATTCCAGTGGGTCGAAGTCCTCCAAGTCAGTGAGCTCTAGATCCTTTTCCTCTTTGCCCACTGACTCTGCGCAGGACAGAAAGAGGGGCCAgtgcaggaggagaggggggcACTAGTCAGAACCCCACTCTTCCTTCCTAGCTCTGCGCCCATGGTTCTAGGGCCCGACCCTGGAGCTAGGAAAAGCACCCGCAGCCTTTCGTTGCacctcccacctgctccccaggctCTATACCCCCCAGGTGGCAATAGAGGGCTGGAGATTTCCTCCTCAGATCAA
This region of Ursus arctos isolate Adak ecotype North America unplaced genomic scaffold, UrsArc2.0 scaffold_15, whole genome shotgun sequence genomic DNA includes:
- the IRX4 gene encoding iroquois-class homeodomain protein IRX-4 is translated as MSYPQFGYPYSSAPQFLMTTNSLSTCCESGGRTLADSGPAASAQAPVYCPVYESRLLATARHELNSAAALGVYGGPYGGSQGYGNYVTYGSEASAFYSLNGFDSKDGPGSAHAGLAPAAAAAYYPYEPALGQYPYDRYGTMDSGTRRKNATRETTSTLKAWLQEHRKNPYPTKGEKIMLAIITKMTLTQVSTWFANARRRLKKENKMTWPPRNKCADEKRPYAEGEEEEGGEEEAREEPLKSTKSEESVGKEEKDLELTDLEDFDPLESESAGCELKPAFQTLDGGLERIPAVPDGPSAPGKEASGTLRMPLATGGGAALDQDLERARSCLRSTAAGPEQQPGAGGGSQACEAKLGFAPAGATAGLEAKPRIWSLAHTATAAATALSQTEFPSCMLKRQGPAAPAATSLAPVSSSPAAPAPTGALDRHQDSPVTSLRNWVDGVFHDPILRHSTLNQAWATAKGALLDPGPLGRSLGAGANVLTTPLARAFPPATPHDAPSSGAAKELLAIPKASGKPFCA